The Penicillium oxalicum strain HP7-1 chromosome VI, whole genome shotgun sequence genome window below encodes:
- a CDS encoding putative phospholipid-transporting ATPase has product MASGRPPGSHHVPGDDDLLLSSSPSPGPVYNTGQPPPVSDEHLPQFIDQHSAQSRPSISNDQFIGAQVQPHGSYASSTPANAPQSRFLQESHAAGYRSESHSDLAYGQEPIDRYDSNLDRYDTHYDHANYHDGESYYDDPFEPQIPSEGHVRKANERNSIMGLGGGLMGKAKYMFGMGPQYSEMDLPLTEAGARRATVDSTGQPAATPKAHKKTGASGLASLFGRRKVDPASLGPRIIQVNNAPANAAHKFISNHVSTAKYNIATFIPKFLFEQFSKYANLFFLFTAVLQQIPNVSPTNRYTTIAPLAIVLLVSAIKELVEDYKRRTSDRGLNYSKTQVLKGSSFHETKWVDVAVGDVVRVESEQPFPADLVLLASSEPEGLCYIETANLDGETNLKIKQAIPETAHLVSPSDLSRLSGRVRSEQPNSSLYTYEATLTMNVGGGEKELSLAPDQLLLRGATLRNTPWIHGIVVFTGHETKLMRNATATPIKRTAVERMVNIQILMLVSILVALSVISSVGDLVIRQTASNKLAYLDYGSVNPVKQFFMDIFTYWVLYSNLVPISLFVTIEIVKYFQAFLINSDLDMYHVEKNTPATCRTSSLVEELGQIEYIFSDKTGTLTCNMMEFKQCTIAGIQYGDDVPEDRRATADEDGEYGIHDYKTLRKNLVSHPSQGAIQQFLTLLATCHTVIPEWKGDDPSQIKYQAASPDEGALVDGAAMLGYRFTNRRPRSVIFTANGVEQEYELLAVCEFNSTRKRMSTIFRCPDGKVRIYCKGADTVILERLHPDNPTVEVTLQHLEEYASEGLRTLCLAMREVPEDEYQRWSQIFNAANTFVGGTRGDELDKAAELIEKDFYLLGATAIEDRLQDGVPDTIHTLQTAGIKIWVLTGDRQETAINIGMSCKLISEDMTLLIINEENAEATRANLQSKMDAVKSQTASGDVEPLALIIDGKSLTFALEKDMEKLFLDLAVMCKAVVCCRVSPLQKALVVKLVKRHLKSLLLAIGDGANDVSMIQAAHVGVGISGMEGLQAARSADVAIAQFRFLRKLLLVHGAWSYSRISRVILYSFYKNITLYMTQFWYSFQNAFSGEVIYESWTLSFYNVLFTVLPPFAMGIFDQFISARLLDRYPQLYQLGQKGVFFKKHSFWAWVLNGFFHSLLLYLVSQLIFLGDLPMSNGQVAGHWVWGEALYTAVLATVLGKAALISNIWTKYHFIAIPGSMVLWLAFLPAYGYAAPAVGFSREYYGTIPFLFKTPVFYLMAIVLPCICLMRDFAWKYAKRMYYPQHYHHVQEIQKYNVQDYRPRMEQFQKAIRKVRQVQRMRKQRGYAFSQADDGGQMRVLNAYDTTQGRGRYGEMASSRNPGQ; this is encoded by the exons ATGGCCAGCGGTAGGCCCCCTGGCTCCCACCATGTCCCtggcgacgatgatcttctgtTGAGCTCGAGTCCCAGCCCGGGGCCGGTCTACAACACCGGTCAACCCCCGCCAGTTAGCGATGAGCATCTGCCGCAGTTCATCGATCAGCACAGCGCCCAGTCGCGTCCATCAATATCCAATGATCAATTTATCGGCGCTCAGGTGCAACCGCACGGTTCATACGCTTCCTCGACCCCAGCCAATGCGCCTCAGAGTCGGTTTCTTCAAGAGTCGCACGCGGCAGGATATCGATCCGAGTCACACTCGGATCTCGCCTATGGGCAGGAGCCGATCGACCGATACGACTCCAACCTGGACCGATATGACACCCACTATGACCATGCCAACTACCACGATGGTGAGAGCTATTACGACGATCCGTTCGAGCCGCAAATCCCCAGTGAAGGCCACGTGCGCAAGGCAAATGAACGCAATAGCATTATGGGCCTAGGGGGCGGCTTGATGGGGAAGGCCAAATACATGTTCGGCATGGGTCCACAGTATTCAGAAATGGATCTGCCGTTGACAGAGGCTGGCGCGAGACGAGCAACGGTGGATAGCACCGGACAACCCGCCGCTACCCCGAAAGCGCATAAAAAGACCGGCGCATCTGGCCTGGCGTCTCTGTTCGGGCGTCGCAAGGTCGACCCGGCCAGCCTGGGTCCCCGCATCATCCAGGTCAATAACGCGCCCGCAAATGCAGCACACAAGTTCATCAGCAATCATGTGTCGACCGCCAAGTACAACATTGCCACTTTTATCCCGAAATTCCTCTTCGAACAGTTCTCAAAATATGccaatctcttcttcctctttacTGCCGTTCTGCAGCAGATCCCCAACGTTTCTCCAACCAACAGATATACAACGATCGCTCCCTTGGCTATTGTGTTGCTGGTGTCTGCCATCAAGGAGCTGGTCGAAGATTATAAGCGTCGGACGTCGGATAGAGGTTTGAACTATTCTAAAACGCAAGTCCTCAAGGGTTCCTCCTTCCACGAAACAAAATGGGTGGACGTGGCGGTGGGAGATGTGGTTCGAGTCGAGTCCGAACAGCCGTTCCCCGCTGATCTAGTGCTACTGGCCTCGTCCGAGCCCGAGGGTTTGTGCTATATTGAAACAGCCAACCTGGATGGGGAGACCAACTTGAAGATCAAGCAGGCCATTCCCGAGACAGCTCATCTCGTCAGCCCCAGCGATCTTAGTCGCCTGAGTGGGCGCGTCCGGTCCGAGCAACCCAACAGCAGTCTATACACGTACGAAGCAACGTTGACCATGAATGTCGGAGGCGGCGAAAAGGAACTTTCTCTGGCACCTGATCAGTTGTTGCTTCGAGGTGCAACCTTGCGAAATACTCCCTGGATCCATGGCATTGTTGTGTTTACTGGTCATGAGACGAAATTGATGCGAAACGCGACCGCCACGCCCATCAAGCGCACTGCCGTCGAGCGCATGGTGAACATTCAGATTCTCATGCTTGTCAGCATTCTCGTCGCACTGAGTGTTATCAGCTCTGTCGGAGATCTTGTCATTCGCCAAACAGCGTCCAACAAGCTTGCCTATCTCGACTACGGGTCCGTCAACCCAGTGAAGCAATTTTTCATGGATATTTTCACTTATTGGGTCTTGTACTCTAACCTGGTCCCCATTTCACTCTTCGTTACCATTGAGATTGTCAAATACTTCCAAGCGTTTCTCATCAATTCCGACTTGGACATGTATCACGTCGAAAAAAATACGCCGGCGACGTGTCGTACCTCATCGCTGGTGGAGGAGCTTGGCCAGATTGAGTACATCTTTTCCGACAAGACGGGTACGCTGACTTGCAACATGATGGAATTCAAGCAGTGCACGATTGCAGGCATTCAGTACGGAGACGATGTTCCGGAGGACCGCCGAGCCACCGCTGACGAAGATGGCGAGTACGGTATTCATGATTACAAGACTCTTCGCAAGAATTTGGTCTCTCATCCATCGCAGGGGGCTATCCAGCAATTCTTAACTCTCTTGGCAACCTGTCACACCGTCATCCCTGAATGGAAGGGAGACGATCCGTCGCAGATCAAATACCAGGCAGCTTCTCCAGATGAGGGGGCCTTGGTTGATGGAGCCGCCATGTTGGGATATCGCTTCACCAATCGCAGGCCGCGGTCAGTCATCTTCACGGCCAACGGGGTTGAGCAGGAGTATGAGTTGCTGGCTGTTTGCGAATTCAATTCGACCCGAAAGCGCATGTCGACCATCTTCCGTTGCCCCGATGGCAAGGTCCGCATTTACTGCAAGGGTGCTGATACGGTCATCTTGGAGCGTCTGCATCCTGACAACCCCACTGTTGAGGTCACCCTTCAACACCTTGAAGAGTATGCCTCAGAGGGCCTGCGGACTCTTTGCCTCGCCATGCGTGAAGTTCCCGAGGACGAGTACCAACGATGGAGCCAGATCTTCAACGCAGCAAACACCTTTGTCGGAGGAACCCGTGGCGACGAGCTTGACAAAGCAGCGGAGCTCATTGAAAAGGATTTTTATCTGCTAGGCGCCACCGCAATTGAAGACCGTCTGCAGGATGGCGTTCCAGACACCATTCACACTTTACAAACTGCTGGCATTAAGATTTGGGTCTTGACTGGTGATCGGCAGGAGACCGCCATCAACATTGGCATGTCCTGCAAGCTCATCTCAGAGGACATGacccttctcatcatcaatgAGGAGAACGCCGAGGCCACCCGTGCGAACCTCCAATCCAAGATGGACGCTGTCAAAAGCCAAACCGCATCCGGGGATGTTGAGCCCCTGGCTTTGATCATTGATGGCAAGTCGTTGACGTTTGCGTTGGAGAAGGACATGGAGAAATTGTTCCTCGACCTTGCAGTCATGTGCAAGGCCGTGGTTTGCTGTCGTGTGTCTCCGCTGCAGAAAGCTCTGGTTGTGAAGCTAGTTAAGCGTCATCTGAAATCGCTGCTTTTGGCCATTGGCGACGGTGCCAATGATGTTTCCATGATCCAAGCTGCGCATGTTGGTGTGGGCATCAGCGGAATGGAGGGTCTTCAGGCTGCACGGTCGGCTGATGTGGCCATTGCTCAATTCCGATTCCTTCGAAAACTGTTACTGGTTCACGGTGCTTGGAGCTACTCCCGTATCAGCAGAGTCATTCTCTACTCTTTCTACAAAAACATTACCTTGTACATGACACAGTTTTGG TATTCTTTCCAAAACGCCTTTTCCGGTGAAGTCATTTACGAGTCTTGGACCCTGTCGTTTTACAACGTTTTGTTCACCGTACTTCCTCCCTTCGCTATGGGCATTTTCGATCAGTTTATCTCGGCTCGCTTGCTGGACCGTTATCCCCAACTTTATCAACTTGGGCAAAAAGGCGTCTTCTTCAAGAAACACAGCTTCTGGGCTTGGGTCCTCAACGGCTTCTTTCACTCCCTGCTCCTCTATCTGGTTTCCCAACTGATCTTCTTAGGGGATCTGCCGATGAGCAACGGTCAGGTTGCAGGCCACTGGGTCTGGGGCGAGGCTCTGTATACCGCTGTTCTTGCGACAGTTCTAGGCAAGGCTGCATTGATCTCGAACATCTGGACCAAGTACCACTTCATCGCCATTCCTGGATCGATGGTACTCTGGTTGGCTTTCCTCCCCGCCTATGGTTATGCAGCTCCTGCCGTTGGATTTTCCCGTGAATACTACGGCAccatccccttcctcttcaaaaCACCCGTCTTCTATCTTATGGCGATCGTTTTGCCATGCATCTGTCTCATGCGCGATTTCGCTTGGAAGTATGCCAAACGCATGTACTATCCACAGCACTATCACCACGTTCAGGAGATTCAGAAGTACAACGTGCAAGATTATCGTCCGCGCATGGAACAATTCCAAAAGGCCATTCGCAAAGTTCGCCAAGTTCAGCGTATGCGCAAGCAGCGTGGCTATGCATTTTCGCAAGCCGACGATGGCGGTCAAATGCGAGTTTTGAACGCCTATGATACCACTCAGGGCCGTGGACGTTACGGAGAGATGGCGAGCTCGAGGAATCCCGGGCAATGA
- a CDS encoding Pre-mRNA-splicing factor cwc15 encodes MTTAHRPTFDPAQGKEALRGPAYHQRLLPAHTLLKVRQPGQGGDADKEVRDLRAELLKAEAAHFAKKNGTPVEEATSTESATPKRFLEGAPASADGELDEDPEAERRRILEETRDIDADSDGSEEDSSEEEDSDDEDEAAELMRELEKIKKERQAQKEKEEQERAAQEQEQREVDIARGNPLLNSQDFNLKRRWDDDVVFKNQARGTEKKEGKEFVNDLLRSDFHKRFMSKYVR; translated from the exons ATGACTACAG CTCATAGGCCTACTTTTGATCCT GCGCAAGGAAAGGAAGCCCTCCGGGGACCAGCATATCACCAGCGCCTACTTCCCGCACATACCCTCTTAAAAGTCCG ACAACCCGGGCAAGGTGGCGATGCTGATAAGGAAGTTCGCGATCTGCGCGCCGAGCTCTTGAAGGCTGAAGCTGCGCACTTTGCCAAGAAGAATGGTACACCAGTCGAGGAAGCTACATCCACAGAATCTGCAACTCCCAAGCGTTTCCTAGAGGGTGCGCCTGCCAGCGCAGACGGCGAGCTCGATGAAGACCCAGAAGCTGAACGACGACGCATATTGGAAGAGACCCGAGATATTGACGCGGATTCCGACGGGTCGGAGGAGGACAGtagtgaagaggaagatagcgatgatgaggacgaagCAGCCGAGCTGATGCGAGAattggagaagatcaaaaaagaaCGCCAAgcgcaaaaagaaaaagag GAACAAGAACGAGCCGCacaagagcaagagcaacGGGAAGTGGATATCGCTCGAGGGAATCCTCTTCTCAATTCTCAAGACTTCAACCTTAAGCGCCGGTGGGATGATGACGTTGTTTTCAAAAATCAAGCTCGGGGtacagagaagaaggaagggaaagagtTTGTCAAT GACCTGCTACGTTCCGACTTTCACAAAAGATTCATG TCAAAATATGTTCGTTAG
- a CDS encoding High-affinity nickel transport protein nic1, whose translation MMVSPEDERCDSGRKWSLTPLIHKAERHHRRVPGIRKIPLRAIGIILLVALINIIVWIAAAIVLRYHTKLVSTAVLAYTLGLRHAFDADHISAIDLMTRRLLATGQKPVTVGTFFSLGHSTIVIITSIVVAATAAAVSSKFDSFSRIGGIIGSSVSAAFLILLGIMNAYILYKLIKQMKKVFALPDGQEDEAWKIEGGGILFAVLKKMFKLIDRPWKMYPLGILFGLGFDTSSEIALLGISSVEATKGTSFWVILILPALFTAGMCLLDTIDGALMFSLYIQPSANFLPAKQSDSISDVSTDIDGDELPQSRNNHRDPVAFLYYSIVLTTLTVIVAIIIGVIQLLTMILNVTNAEGKFWDGVQTAGDYYDVIGGSICGCFIIFGGVSVVLYKPWRRWMARRHKKPIVQDQVESPDVLADSEVDGYFVHETGGRGRQSLHETNGKGAAAQVAVKETNQHRDGDDIV comes from the exons ATGATGGTGAGCCCAGAGGACGAGCGCTGCGATAGCGGCCGCAAATGGAGCTTGACGCCGCTCATCCACAAGGCCGAGCGCCATCATCGACGTGTGCCCGGAATTCGGAAGATTCCTCTGCGCGCCATTGGCATCATTCTCTTGGTCGCTTTGATCAATATCATCGTCTGGATTGCTGCCGCTATTGTTCTG CGCTACCATAC GAAATTGGTCTCCACCGCAGTCCTCGCATATACTCTTGGTCTTCGACACGCCTTTGATGCAGACCATATCTCG GCGATCGACTTGATGACTCGAAGACTGCTTGCGACTGGACAGAAGCCGGTCACAGTGGGCACGTTTTTCTCGCTCGGTCACTCCAC GATCGTTATCATTACTTCAATTGTGGTCGCAGCCACAGCGGCCGCCGTTTCCTCCAAATTTGACAGCTTCAGCAGGATAGGCGGCATTATTGGAAGTTCCGTCAGTGCCGCATTTCTGATCTTGCTCGGGATTATGAATGCCTATATTCTCTATAAATTAATCAAGCAGATGAAAAAGGTCTTTGCCTTGCCCGACGGtcaggaggatgaggctTGGAAAATTGAAGGCGGCGGCATTCTCTTTGCCGTATTGAAGAAGATGTTTAAATTAATTGATCG ACCGTGGAAGATGTATCCACTCGGCATCTTGTTCGGGCTCGGGTTTGATACCTCATCCGAGATTGCGCTGCTTGGCATCTCCTCGGTCGAGGCTACCAAAGGCACATCCTTTTGGGTGATTTTGATTCTCCCGGCCCTGTTCACAGCGGGCATGTGTCTGTTGGACACCATCGATGGCGCCCTCATGTTCTCGCTCTATATTCAACCTTCGGCGAACTTCTTACCTGCCAAACAGAGCGATTCCATCTCAGACGTCTCTACCGATATTGATGGGGATGAGCTGCCGCAGTCTCGGAACAACCACCGCGATCCTGTCGCATTCTTGTATTATTCTATCGTCCTCACCACGCTCACCGTCATCGTGGCCATAATTATTGGAGTCATTCAGCTCCTGACTATGATCTTGAATGTGACAAATGCAGAGGGCAAATTCTGGGATGGTGTACAGACCGCTGGCGACTACTACGACGTGATCGGTGGATCAATTTGTGGTTGCTTCATCATATTTGGTGGGGTGAGCGTCGTTCTTTACAAGCCGTGGAGACGATGGATGGCACGCCGCCACAAGAAACCAATCGTCCAGGACCAGGTGGAGAGTCCCGATGTGCTCGCAGACAGTGAGGTGGATGGATACTTTGTTCACGAGACTGGAGGTCGTGGCAGGCAATCATTACATGAGACCAACGGTAAGGGTGCGGCAGCACAAGTAGCTGTCAAGGAAACCAACCAACACCGTGATGGGGATGACATAGTCTGA
- a CDS encoding D-arabinitol 2-dehydrogenase, translating into MSLARQFLRTCRAGQNTLPTVSRVPINHFSTTRANRLHNTDQKNRIPEKEVPVTDYDAGHSSAHKRTLPVNHSTLRDTSSMWPDAEAVDPLTRDVYEQMPKTMRNMSLFGKTVIITGGARGLGNHMARACAEAGAKNLVIFDANQELGDEAAAELHDKTGLPISFYRVDVRDAGAITASVEACVEKYGVPDVLINSAGIADSNIKAETYDVAMFRRLIDINLTGSFLMSQAVGRTMIAAGKPGSIILVASMSGTIVNYPQEQSCYNASKAGVIQLAKSLAAEWAKNEIRVNCISPGYMDTALNRVPALEAQKKIWKSLTPQNRLGNVDELNGLCVFLGSDSSKFMTGANCIIDGGYTCY; encoded by the coding sequence ATGTCTCTGGCTCGCCAATTCCTTCGCACCTGCCGGGCAGGCCAAAATACTCTCCCCACTGTTTCTCGAGTCCCCATCAATCACTTCTCGACCACCCGTGCAAACCGCCTTCACAATACCGACCAAAAAAACCGCATCCCGGAAAAAGAAGTCCCCGTCACAGACTACGATGCTGGTCACAGCTCTGCTCATAAGCGCACCCTCCCCGTCAACCACAGCACGCTTCGCGACACATCGTCAATGTGGCCAGACGCCGAGGCCGTGGACCCTCTCACCCGTGATGTGTACGAGCAGATGCCCAAGACCATGCGCAATATGAGTCTATTCGGCAAGACtgtcatcatcaccggtggAGCTCGTGGCCTGGGCAACCACATGGCTCGCGCTTGTGCCGAAGCCGGTGCTAAGAACCTGGTCATCTTCGATGCGAACCAGGAGCTCGGTGACGAGGCTGCCGCTGAGCTTCACGACAAGACTGGCCTCCCCATCTCCTTCTACCGCGTTGACGTACGGGATGCAGGCGCCATTACCGCTTCTGTAGAGGCTTGTGTGGAGAAGTACGGAGTCCCCGATGTGCTGATCAACTCTGCCGGTATCGCCGACTCCAACATCAAGGCGGAGACTTACGATGTTGCCATGTTCCGCCGTCTGATTGACATCAACCTCACGGGCTCCTTCCTCATGTCCCAGGCGGTGGGCCGGACGATGATTGCGGCTGGAAAGCCGGGTAGCATCATCCTGGTAGCTTCCATGTCCGGCACCATTGTCAACTACCCTCAAGAGCAGAGCTGCTACAATGCCTCCAAGGCCGGTGTCATCCAATTGGCCAAGTCACTCGCGGCGGAGTGGGCCAAGAATGAGATCCGAGTCAACTGTATCTCTCCCGGATACATGGACACTGCCTTGAACCGGGTGCCCGCCCTGGAAGCGCAAAAGAAGATCTGGAAGTCCTTGACTCCCCAGAACCGCCTGGGGAATGTTGATGAGCTCAACGGTCTCTGTGTGTTCCTGGGCTCGGACTCATCCAAGTTCATGACGGGTGCCAACTGCATCATTGACGGTGGATACACCTGCTACTGA
- a CDS encoding Exosome complex component rrp45: protein MRPAAAKRPKIRPNNILDESSSVPTGDRAMSKEAPLSIAERDFILEALRQDARLDGRTANQFRPLKISFGDEYGHVNLELGNTSIIVRISAEVTKPRDDRPFDGLFNINLELSAMGSPAWENGRPNEVESNVTYVLDSVIRHSNALDTESLCILKGVSCWSIRADVHVVAYDGNLTDAACIAVMTGLQHFRRPDAVVRDGQVIVYGVEERVPVALNITHKPLSVTFFAFNESQNIIVDATLKEEQASEGELVIGMNNGGEMCFINKFAGATINAREIVTRTAIALEKVKEVNAQIDKAMQADLALRAKTGMAEESRAQNDR from the exons ATGCGGCCAGCAGCGGCAAAACGGCCGAAGATAAGGCCGAATAATATTCTCGACGAAAGCTCTTCGGTACCAACTGGGGATCGCGCAATGTCAAAGGAAGCCCCCCTCTCAATCGCAGAGCGCGACTTCATTCTTGAAGCTCTGCGCCAGGATGCCCGTCTTGATGGCCGCACTGCGAACCAATTCCGTCCCTTGAAGATCTCATTCGGAGACGAGTACGGACATGTGAATTTGGAGCTTGGTAACACTAG TATCATTGTCCGGATTTCTGCCGAGGTCACCAAGCCTCGCGATGATCGCCCTTTCGATGGTCTGTTCAACATCAATCTGGAGCTCTCCGCGATGGGCTCTCCCGCCTGGGAAAATGGCCG CCCCAATGAGGTCGAATCTAACGTGACCTATGTCCTCGACAGTGTCATCCGTCACTCCAATGCCCTGGACACGGAGTCACTTTGCATCCTGAAAGGCGTGAGCTGCTGGAGTATCCGTGCTGATGTACATGTCGTCGCCTATGATGGTAACTTGACCGATGCGGCCTGTATCGCGGTCATGACTGGACTTCAACATTTCCGCCGTCCGGATGCCGTGGTGCGCGATGGTCAGGTCATTGTCTACGGTGTCGAGGAGCGAGTCCCCGTGGCGCTGAACATCACACACAAGCCGCTTTCGGTCACGTTCTTTGCCTTCAATGAGAGCCAgaacatcatcgtcgatgcGACATTGAAGGAAGAGCAGGCCTCTGAAGGCGAGCTGGTGATTGGCATGAACAACGGTGGCGAGATGTGCTTTATTAACAAGTTCGCCGGTGCGACCATCAATGCCAGGGAAATCGTGACGCGCACTGCCATTGCcctggagaaggtcaaggaAGTTAATGCTCAGATCGATAAGGCAATGCAAGCCGATTTGGCCCTGCGGGCCAAGACGGGCATGGCTGAGGAATCTCGTGCTCAGAACGACCGTTGA